Proteins from a genomic interval of Hemicordylus capensis ecotype Gifberg chromosome 14, rHemCap1.1.pri, whole genome shotgun sequence:
- the LOC128337619 gene encoding lens fiber membrane intrinsic protein-like — MSSSLNIWSRDRRADPSPLVLLHEEGPPPEPQTSGWPVMVSLMGGGLLCAASGLVLLIVATATDFWMQYRYSGNLSNQGLWRFCVGGKCHPHTITLAFWDATRAFMLLSILSSFAGIILGLTAYSSGARSARIRSAGIALMIAGLLALLGVSVYTGVTVNFYGKRYAEWRFSWSYILGWIAVILTISAGVFHICAVPRISSPDSSNVASA; from the exons ATGTCAA GCTCCCTGAATATCTGGAGCAGGGACAGAAGG GCAGACCCGTCTCCTCTGGTCCTTCTGCACGAGGAGGGCCCCCCTCCGGAGCCCCAGACCAGCGGGTGGCCAGTGATGGTCAGCTTGATGGGCGGGGGACTGCTGTGCGCAGCCTCCGGCCTGGTCCTCCTCATCGTTGCCACGGCGACTGACTTCTGGATGCAGTACCGCTACTCGGGCAACCTCAGCAACCAAGGGCTGTGGCGGTTCTGTGTGGGCGGCAAGTGCCACCCCCACACCATCACCCTCG CCTTCTGGGATGCCACCCGGGCCTTCATGCTGCTCTCCATCCTCTCCTCCTTTGCGGGGATCATCTTGGGACTCACCGCCTACTCCAGCGGTGCCCGGTCCGCCCGTATCCGCTCTGCGGGGATCGCGCTGATGATCGCAG gTCTCTTAGCCTTGTTGGGCGTCTCGGTGTACACAGGCGTGACGGTGAATTTCTACGGCAAGCGGTACGCCGAATGGCGCTTTTCCTGGTCCTACATCCTGGGCTGGATCGCTGTCATCCTGACCATCTCTGCAG GTGTCTTCCACATCTGTGCCGTCCCCAGGATTTCGTCCCCAGACAGCTCCAACGTGGCAAGTGCTTAA